In Oreochromis aureus strain Israel breed Guangdong linkage group 15, ZZ_aureus, whole genome shotgun sequence, a single genomic region encodes these proteins:
- the LOC116329578 gene encoding hepatocyte nuclear factor 3-beta: MLSAVKMEGHEHPDWSSSYYYAEPECYPPAANMNSMSTYMGTPGMTGTGHMNAHYVSHPVGVSGSSVASGMTQSAGAAALPPSMSSMSPPPYGNVPVMSPVYGQACAIRPRESKAYRRSYTHAKPPYSYISLITMAIQQSGSKMLTLNEIYQWIMDLFPFYRQNQQRWQNSIRHSLSFNDCFIKVPRAPDKPGKGSFWTLHPDSGNMFENGCYLRRQKRFKCGKKADSEPGCEAGAPGRGSDSPPSSSSSSSSSPPSSDGKGADLKPHRGEPPASSPVRVPSPLTHTQHLLSHHPHPLLLHEAAHLKTDPYHTHYSFNHPFSINNLMSEPQHHKLEPVVQYGGYGCPVSGALMAAKPGLEPAHSDSGYYHGVYGRPIMNSS, translated from the exons ATGCTGAGCGCCGTTAAAATGGAGGGACACGAGCATCCGGACTGGAGCAGCAGCTACTACTACGCAGAGCCCGAG TGTTACCCCCCAGCGGCCAACATGAACTCCATGAGCACCTACATGGGCACGCCTGGCATGACGGGCACCGGCCACATGAACGCGCATTACGTGAGCCACCCGGTCGGGGTGAGCGGCTCTTCTGTGGCCTCCGGAATGACGCAGAGCGCCGGGGCCGCCGCGCTGCCGCCCAGCATGAGCTCCATGAGCCCGCCGCCGTACGGGAACGTGCCGGTGATGAGCCCGGTGTACGGACAGGCCTGCGCCATCAGACCACGGGAGTCCAAGGCCTACCGGCGCAGCTACACGCACGCCAAACCGCCGTACTCGTACATCTCCCTGATCACCATGGCGATCCAGCAGTCCGGCAGCAAGATGCTGACGCTCAACGAGATCTACCAGTGGATCATGGACCTGTTCCCGTTCTACCGGCAAAACCAGCAGCGCTGGCAGAACTCCATCCGCCACTCGCTCTCCTTCAACGACTGCTTCATCAAGGTGCCGCGCGCGCCTGACAAGCCGGGGAAGGGCTCGTTCTGGACGCTGCACCCGGACTCCGGGAACATGTTCGAGAACGGCTGCTACCTGCGGCGGCAGAAGCGCTTTAAGTGCGGGAAGAAGGCGGACAGCGAGCCGGGCTGTGAGGCCGGAGCGCCGGGCAGAGGCTCGGACTCCCcgccttcctcctcctcctcctcctcatcgtcACCTCCGTCCTCTGACGGAAAGGGCGCCGACCTCAAACCCCACCGGGGAGAACCGCCAGCCTCAAGCCCCGTGCGCGTGCCCTCCCCGCTCACGCACACGCAGCACCTGCTCTCGCACCACCCGCACCCGCTGCTGCTGCACGAGGCCGCGCACCTGAAAACGGACCCCTACCACACCCACTACTCCTTCAACCACCCATTCTCCATCAACAACCTCATGTCGGAGCCGCAGCACCACAAGCTGGAGCCGGTGGTGCAGTACGGAGGTTACGGCTGCCCCGTGTCCGGGGCTCTGATGGCGGCCAAACCCGGCCTGGAGCCCGCGCACAGCGACAGCGGGTACTATCACGGCGTGTACGGCAGGCCCATAATGAACTCCTCCTGA